From one Trifolium pratense cultivar HEN17-A07 linkage group LG1, ARS_RC_1.1, whole genome shotgun sequence genomic stretch:
- the LOC123915391 gene encoding uncharacterized vacuolar membrane protein YML018C: MGFRYKAGLFLIGTVVIIWVSSAEVTQDIYTDYKQPFAVTYLGASLMVVYLPIAFIKDWFCKLLKHRSSKSGNNADSGSPFKGNGAQKMFEMEQGIVARKDSDLDLPSLAEKAPLVAKYNETSVAKEEKQLTTKEIATYGFYIAPIWFITEYLSNAALARTSVASTTVLSSTSGLFTLFIGVLMGQDTINVSKVVAVLVSMAGVAMTTLGKTWAADDSQLSASNGPRSLVGDLFGLLSAMSYGLFTVLLKKFSGEEGERVDVQKLFGYIGLFTLVALWWLIWPLSALGIEPKFAIPHSARMDEVVLANGFVGSVLSDYFWALCVVWTTPLVATLGMSLTIPLAMIADMVIHGRHYSALYILGSVQVFAGFVIANISDWMTKRFGL; this comes from the exons ATGGGTTTCAGATATAAAGCAGGATTGTTCCTTATAGGTACTGTTGTTATCATTTGGGTCTCTTCTGCTGAAGTCACCCag GATATATATACAGATTATAAGCAGCCATTTGCGGTGACATATCTTGGAGCTTCTCTCATGGTAGTTTACCTCCCAATAGCATTCATTAAGGATTGGTTCTGTAAATTGCTTAAACACCGCTCTTCTAAAAGTGGAAATAATGCAGACAGTGGCTCCCCATTCAAAGGAAATGGTGCGCAGAAAATGTTTGAAATGGAACAAGGGATTGTGGCTCGAAAAGACAGTGATTTAGACCTTCCATCTCTTGCAGAGAAAGCACCATTGGTGGCTAAGTATAATGAAACTAGTGTGGCAAAGGAAGAAAAACAACTTACTACAAAGGAAATTGCTACTTATGGATTTTACATTGCACCTATCTGGTTTATCACAGAG TATCTATCAAATGCTGCACTTGCACGTACAAGTGTTGCGAGTACAACAGTATTGTCATCTACTTCAGGACTATTCACTCTTTTCATCGGTGTGTTAATGGGCCAAGACACTATAAATGTATCAAAAGTAGTTGCTGTATTGGTCAGCATGGCTGGGGTTGCCATGACAACTCTAGGCAAAACTTGGGCTGCAGATGACTCGCAACTTAGTGCTTC CAATGGACCGCGCTCTCTTGTTGGAGATCTTTTTGGCCTTCTCTCAGCCATGTCATATGGTCTATTTACTG TTCTTCTGAAAAAGTTTTCCGGCGAAGAAGGTGAACGGGTTGATGTGCAAAAGCTGTTTGGATATATTGGATTGTTTACACTTGTAGCACTATGGTGGCTTA TCTGGCCGTTATCGGCCTTAGGAATTGAACCTAAGTTTGCGATTCCCCACTCTGCCAGAATGGATGAAGTAGTTCTTGCAAATGGGTTTGTTGGAAGTGTTCTCTCAGACTACTTTTG GGCACTCTGCGTTGTATGGACAACTCCCCTTGTAGCCACTTTGGGCATGTCACTCACCATTCCACTTGCTATGATAGCTGACATGGTAATCCATGGTCGGCATTATTCAGCATTATACATTCTTGGCTCAGTTCAG GTATTTGCAGGGTTTGTGATAGCTAATATTTCAGATTGGATGACAAAGAGGTTTGGATTGTAA
- the LOC123915402 gene encoding hydroxyproline O-galactosyltransferase HPGT2 produces the protein MDTLPTTSTAAKRGGGRSKVVQTSKSSLLLAFFSCVAWLYVAGRLWQDAENRNLLATLLKKNSAQRPKVLTVEDKLMVLGCRDLEKRIVEAEMELTLAKSQGYLKGQRLQTASADRRLLAVIGVYTGFGSRLKRNVFRGSWMPRGDALKKLEERGVVIRFVIGRSANRGDSLDRNIDEENRSTKDFLILESHEEAQEELPKKAKIFFSTAVQNWDADFYVKVDDSIDIDLEGLIALLDRRRSQDGAYIGCMKSGDVISEEGKLWYEPDWWKFGDEKSYFRHAAGSLVILSKNLAQYININSVSLKTYAYDDTSLGSWMMGIQSTYIDDSRLCCSGISQDKLCSVA, from the exons ATGGATACATTGCCGACGACATCCACGGCGGCGAAGCGAGGAGGAGGAAGATCCAAAGTCGTTCAAACGTCAAAATCTTCTCTCCTCTTAGCTTTCTTCTCTTGTGTTGCTTGGCTTTACGTCGCTGGCAG GTTATGGCAAGATGCTGAGAATCGAAATTTACTTGCTACTCTTCTCAAGAAGAATTCAGCACAG AGACCTAAGGTTCTTACGGTGGAAGATAAGTTAATGGTACTAGGATGCAG GGATCTGGAGAAGAGAATTGTGGAAGCTGAGATGGAATTGACATTGGCCAAGAGTCAAGGGTACCTCAAAGGCCAACGGCTGCAAACTGCCTCTGCTGACCGTAGGCTTCTTGCTGTTATTGGAGTGTATACTGGTTTTGGAAGCCGATTGAAAAGGAATGTATTCAGAGGGTCTTGGATGCCTAGAG GTGATGCCTTGAAAAAACTTGAAGAAAGAGGAGTGGTCATACGTTTTGTAATTGGTCGGAG TGCTAATCGAGGTGATAGCTTGGATCGCAATATTGATGAGGAAAACCGCTCAACAAAGGATTTCTTGATTCTT GAAAGTCATGAAGAAGCTCAAGAAGAGTTGCCTAAAAAAGCAAAAATCTTCTTTAGTACAGCAGTTCAGAACTGGGATGCTGATTTTTATGTGAAAGTCGATGACAGTATTGACATTGATCTGG AGGGTTTAATTGCACTTCTTGACCGTCGCCGTAGCCAGGATGGCGCATATATTGGATGCATGAAGTCAGGAGACGTGATATCAGAAGA GGGAAAGCTTTGGTATGAACCTGACTGGTGGAAATTTGGGGATGAAAAATC GTATTTCCGACATGCAGCTGGTTCACTTGTTATACTCTCAAAGAATTTAGCACAGTACATTAACATAAACAG TGTATCTTTGAAGACCTATGCCTATGATGATACATCATTGGGATCATGGATGATGGGCATCCAATCAACATATATTGACGACAGTCGCCTTTGCTGCAGTGGCATCAGCCAAG ATAAGTTATGCTCGGTGGCTTGA